One segment of Candidatus Peregrinibacteria bacterium DNA contains the following:
- the yidD gene encoding membrane protein insertion efficiency factor YidD, giving the protein MVKKVLIFIIRIYQKTLSPDHSAWGKALFTGGYCKFTPSCSTYMIGAIEKHGAIKGIFKGIWRVLRCNPFNKGGCDLPGQRKIPPRK; this is encoded by the coding sequence ATGGTAAAAAAAGTTTTAATTTTCATTATAAGAATTTATCAAAAAACTCTTTCCCCGGATCATAGTGCATGGGGCAAAGCGTTATTTACCGGTGGCTACTGCAAATTTACACCGAGTTGTTCTACTTACATGATTGGAGCTATAGAAAAACATGGCGCAATCAAAGGAATATTTAAAGGAATATGGCGAGTGCTTCGATGTAATCCCTTTAATAAAGGCGGCTGTGATTTGCCGGGTCAACGGAAAATTCCTCCGAGAAAATAG